In the Microcebus murinus isolate Inina chromosome 14, M.murinus_Inina_mat1.0, whole genome shotgun sequence genome, one interval contains:
- the KLLN gene encoding LOW QUALITY PROTEIN: killin (The sequence of the model RefSeq protein was modified relative to this genomic sequence to represent the inferred CDS: inserted 2 bases in 1 codon; deleted 1 base in 1 codon) — QWIPGSGTHPSASSSGPGEPSISPPRAPGRFAASNSGCVLGSYLAPPPLGRRENVAEWIARGNPLALPGPGRARSGRGCGPGSEVQDGRKLQPCEWAGRGGSGGLKRRWRDTRAAVGTTFRRRSRVFLVGELSKFPLPSDSSRGKCLAAFALGAPAGCGQRDPSPVRVAAGKAAQTSLPKERSRGRRLGSWLHKHSHPSTCPRLPARWPQPILTDRGXRVPGLVPLLACYPQSKPKAEPRDSLLWIDLRGAFPNVGKGAGRQGSGASPSLVPATAGEPFQFCARGTKGYLLLQSAAWMGRCCNKLPVTALSW, encoded by the exons CAGTGGATCCCCGGGAGTGGGACGCACCCCTCAGCCTCCTCCAGTGGCCCTGGAGAGCCGAGCATCTCTCCCCCTCGGGCTCCAGGTCGCTTCGCCGCGTCCAACTCAGGCTGCGTCCTAGGAAGCTACCTCGCCCCGCCCCCTCTGGGCCGCCGTGAAAACGTGGCAGAGTGGATCGCCCGGGGCAACCCACTGGCGCTGCCCGGGCCGGGCCGTGCACGCTCGGGCCGGGGTTGCGGGCCCGGGAGCGAAGTACAGGACGGTAGGAAGCTGCAGCCCTGCGAGTGGGCGGGGCGAGGAGGCTCGGGAGGGCTCAAAAGGAGGTGGAGGGATACGCGGGCCGCAGTCGGAACTACTTTCCGAAGGAGGTCACGTGTGTTCCTAGTTGGGGAACTTTCCAAATTCCCACTCCCCTCCGATAGCTCCAGAGGCAAGTGCCTTGCTGCCTTTGCCCTGGGGGCTCCCGCCGGGTGCGGACAGCGGGACCCCAGCCCGGTCCGGGTCGCGGCGGGAAAAGCAGCTCAGACGAGCCTCCCGAAGGAGCGCAGTCGGGGCCGGCGCTTGGGGAGCTGGTTACACAAGCACTCACATCCAAGCACGTGCCCCCGCCTCCCCGCT CGCTGGCCGCAGCCTATTCTCACAGACCGCGG GAGAGTCCCCGGGCTGGTCCCGCTCCTCGCATGCTACCCACAGAGCAAGCCAAAGGCCGAGCCCCGAGACTCCCTGCTCTGGATCGACCTTCGGGGCGCGTTCCCAAACGTGGGAAAAGGAGCTGGGCGCCAGGGGTCTGGGGCATCTCCCTCGCTGGTGCCTGCCACTGCGGGTGAACCCTTCCAGTTCTGTGCTCGCGGGACAAAAGGGTATCTCCTGCTGCAGTCCGCTGCTTGGATGGGCCGATGTTGCAATAAACTTCCAGTCACTGCCCTGAGCTGGTGA